A region of Paenimyroides aestuarii DNA encodes the following proteins:
- the lysS gene encoding lysine--tRNA ligase — MQLSEQEIIRREKLSKLRALGINPYPANLFPVNHTSKQIKDTFEEGKKVVTAGRLMSVRDQGKASFAEIQDQEDRIQLYLNRDVICTGEDKTLYNTVFKKLTDLGDFIGIEGELFTTQVGAKCIRVEKFSILSKTLRPLPLPKTDDEGNIFDAFTDPELRYRMRYVDLIVNPQNKEIFIKRTKLYNAMRSFFNDRGYLEVDTPVLQSIPGGAAARPFVTHHNALDIPLYMRIANELYLKRLIVGGFEGVYEFSKNFRNEGMDRTHNPEFTAMEIYVAYKDYNWMMDFTEQLLEHCAIAVNGTSKATFGAHEIDFKAPYKRVTMRQAIIDFTGFDIDGKTEDEIREAAKNMGIAVDDTMGKGKLIDEIFGEKCEGNYIQPTFITDYPKEMSPLTKEHRENPELTERFELMVCGKEIANSYSELNDPIDQRERFEEQLKLSEKGDDEAGQFIDEDFLRALEFGMPPTGGLGIGMDRLIMFLTNNPSIQEVLFFPQMRPEKAAPAYELTDEEKSILAILEKNENKLALNSLKEQAALSGKKWDKAMKALASYNLTKVVTENEEKFVTVNL, encoded by the coding sequence ATGCAACTTTCAGAACAAGAAATCATCAGAAGAGAAAAATTGAGCAAGTTACGAGCACTTGGCATCAATCCTTATCCCGCTAATTTGTTTCCAGTAAATCATACATCGAAACAGATAAAGGACACTTTTGAAGAAGGCAAGAAGGTTGTAACTGCCGGCAGATTAATGAGTGTACGCGATCAAGGTAAAGCCAGTTTTGCAGAAATTCAAGATCAAGAAGACAGAATACAGTTGTATTTAAACCGCGATGTGATTTGCACCGGCGAAGACAAAACACTGTACAACACCGTTTTTAAAAAATTAACCGATTTGGGTGATTTTATCGGCATTGAAGGCGAGTTGTTCACTACACAAGTAGGTGCAAAATGTATACGTGTGGAAAAATTTTCGATACTTTCTAAAACCTTGCGCCCGTTGCCATTGCCAAAAACCGATGACGAAGGCAACATATTTGACGCCTTTACCGATCCGGAATTGCGTTACCGCATGCGTTATGTAGATTTAATTGTAAACCCACAAAATAAAGAGATTTTTATAAAACGCACCAAATTATACAATGCTATGCGCTCGTTTTTCAACGATCGTGGCTATTTAGAAGTTGACACCCCGGTTTTACAGTCGATTCCTGGTGGTGCAGCAGCGCGTCCGTTTGTAACACATCACAATGCGTTAGACATTCCTTTGTACATGCGTATTGCCAACGAATTGTATTTAAAACGTTTAATTGTAGGTGGATTTGAAGGCGTTTACGAGTTTTCTAAAAATTTCCGAAACGAAGGAATGGACAGAACCCATAATCCGGAATTTACAGCAATGGAAATCTACGTTGCCTATAAAGATTACAACTGGATGATGGATTTTACCGAGCAATTATTGGAACATTGTGCGATTGCTGTGAACGGAACCAGCAAAGCAACTTTCGGAGCACATGAAATCGATTTTAAAGCACCGTACAAACGCGTAACTATGCGCCAAGCGATTATTGATTTTACTGGTTTTGATATTGATGGAAAAACCGAAGACGAAATTCGCGAAGCTGCTAAAAACATGGGAATTGCAGTTGATGATACAATGGGTAAAGGAAAACTGATTGATGAAATTTTTGGTGAGAAATGTGAAGGAAATTATATTCAACCTACATTTATTACCGATTATCCAAAGGAAATGTCGCCTTTAACAAAAGAACATCGTGAAAATCCAGAGTTAACAGAGCGTTTTGAATTGATGGTTTGCGGTAAAGAAATCGCCAATTCGTATTCCGAATTGAACGATCCAATTGATCAGCGTGAGCGTTTTGAAGAGCAATTAAAATTATCTGAAAAAGGCGACGACGAAGCAGGACAATTCATCGACGAAGATTTCTTGCGTGCTTTAGAATTCGGAATGCCCCCAACGGGTGGTTTGGGTATTGGCATGGATCGATTGATTATGTTTTTAACTAATAATCCTTCGATACAAGAAGTGTTGTTTTTCCCGCAAATGCGACCAGAAAAAGCAGCGCCAGCTTATGAATTAACCGATGAAGAAAAAAGTATTCTTGCTATTTTAGAGAAAAACGAAAATAAATTGGCACTAAACTCTTTAAAAGAACAAGCTGCTTTGAGCGGCAAAAAATGGGATAAAGCTATGAAAGCTTTAGCTTCTTACAATTTAACCAAAGTAGTTACAGAAAACGAAGAAAAGTTTGTAACTGTGAATTTATAG
- the lipB gene encoding lipoyl(octanoyl) transferase LipB — MNKQVQIQDLGLKDYKDTWDYQEELFQNILNLKSQNRKNEHAIQSTPNYLLFVEHPHVYTLGKSGDLAHLLLNEEQLAQKNARFYKINRGGDITYHGPGQIVGYPILDLDNFFTDIHKYLRFLEDVIIKTIADYGLKGERSEGETGVWLDVGTPFARKICAMGVRASRWVTMHGFALNVNTNLGYFDHIIPCGIRGKAVASLNVELGVEKVDEEEVKQKIVHYFKELFEAEFV; from the coding sequence ATGAATAAACAAGTTCAAATACAAGATTTAGGTTTAAAAGATTATAAGGATACTTGGGACTACCAAGAGGAATTATTTCAAAATATCCTGAATCTAAAGTCGCAAAACCGTAAAAATGAACATGCTATACAATCTACACCTAATTACCTTTTGTTTGTGGAACATCCGCATGTATATACCTTAGGAAAAAGTGGAGATTTAGCGCATTTGTTGTTAAATGAAGAACAATTGGCACAGAAAAATGCTAGGTTTTATAAAATAAATAGGGGAGGAGATATCACTTACCACGGTCCTGGGCAAATTGTGGGGTATCCTATTTTAGATTTAGATAATTTTTTTACCGACATTCACAAATATTTGCGTTTTTTGGAAGATGTGATCATTAAAACCATTGCCGATTATGGTTTGAAAGGCGAACGCAGTGAAGGAGAAACAGGGGTTTGGTTAGATGTTGGTACTCCTTTTGCCCGCAAAATTTGTGCAATGGGCGTACGTGCTTCGCGTTGGGTAACTATGCACGGTTTTGCTTTGAATGTAAATACCAATTTGGGATATTTTGATCATATCATACCGTGTGGCATCCGTGGAAAAGCGGTAGCTTCTTTAAACGTGGAATTGGGTGTGGAAAAAGTAGATGAAGAAGAAGTAAAACAAAAAATTGTGCATTACTTTAAAGAGCTTTTTGAAGCCGAGTTTGTTTAA
- a CDS encoding ribonuclease HII, which produces MLLKTFSGLKYEVGTDEAGRGCLAGPVTAAAILINPELESGLINDSKKLSIKSRNHLRHFIEQHSDCFRIAHVYEDVIDEINILNASIKAMHIAVGQLHFDPDFIIVDGNRFKPYKEIPHATIIKGDSKYLSIAAASILAKTYRDEYMLQLHEEFPMYGWDKNMGYPTKKHREAILEYGPCKYHRKTFRLLPEQLVLDLNK; this is translated from the coding sequence ATGTTATTAAAAACGTTTAGCGGTTTAAAATACGAAGTTGGAACTGATGAAGCAGGCAGAGGCTGTTTGGCTGGTCCGGTTACTGCTGCTGCCATACTTATCAATCCGGAATTAGAGAGTGGATTAATTAACGACTCTAAGAAGTTATCCATAAAATCTAGAAATCACTTAAGGCATTTTATTGAACAACACAGCGACTGCTTTCGTATCGCGCATGTTTACGAGGATGTTATTGATGAAATTAATATTTTAAATGCATCAATCAAAGCCATGCACATAGCCGTTGGGCAATTACATTTTGATCCCGACTTTATTATTGTTGATGGCAATCGCTTTAAACCGTATAAAGAAATTCCACACGCTACTATTATTAAAGGTGATAGTAAATACTTAAGTATTGCGGCTGCATCTATTTTAGCTAAAACATATCGCGATGAATATATGTTGCAACTGCACGAGGAATTCCCTATGTATGGTTGGGATAAAAATATGGGCTATCCTACAAAAAAACACCGAGAAGCTATTTTGGAATATGGCCCTTGCAAATACCACCGCAAAACATTTCGTTTATTACCAGAACAATTGGTATTGGATTTGAATAAATAA